The proteins below are encoded in one region of Calditrichota bacterium:
- a CDS encoding (Fe-S)-binding protein codes for MSKPAEIKKAFDILESKLSMPLVTYLETCTHCAICADSCHLYHIDQDPIHMPFYKAENLRRVYKRHHTVMGKLFPWLVGARNLTDQEMDGWKDSIYQCTMCRRCSINCPIGIDNALIVRTSRSILSAMGKAPEMLEEHTEKACTVGSPLSVTKQDFLDRLEWFEEELQDELDDDDYEIPIDQKNADYLFIPASLEMMKFPKTIMSILKIFYMAKVNYTFSSVRYDVTNYGVFNGDDAATKSIAMKDIEEAERLGIKTLLVSECGHAYRALRWEAPNWLQKEYSFEVQDIVEAVDDWIKEGRIKLDPTKNKGRVTYHDPCNMGRNSGIFEEPRDIINKVSDNFVEMTPNRENNWCCGGGGGMLSMPEYEKNRLDSGTKKADQVKATDATIVATACANCQMQLGQVMDHFGIEAKIESVTDLVANALVPAKDEIEVEDE; via the coding sequence ATGAGTAAACCTGCAGAAATTAAGAAAGCGTTTGATATCCTGGAAAGCAAACTTTCCATGCCGTTGGTTACTTATCTTGAAACTTGTACACACTGTGCTATTTGTGCGGATTCTTGTCATCTCTATCACATCGATCAAGACCCGATCCATATGCCATTTTATAAAGCAGAGAATCTGCGCCGGGTTTATAAAAGGCATCACACGGTGATGGGTAAACTTTTTCCATGGCTGGTTGGCGCCCGTAATTTAACCGATCAGGAAATGGATGGCTGGAAAGATAGCATTTATCAGTGTACCATGTGCCGGCGTTGCTCTATCAATTGCCCAATCGGAATCGATAATGCTCTGATCGTACGGACATCCAGATCAATACTTTCCGCAATGGGTAAAGCCCCGGAAATGCTGGAAGAGCATACTGAAAAAGCATGCACAGTTGGCAGCCCTTTAAGCGTAACCAAACAGGATTTTCTTGACAGGTTGGAATGGTTTGAAGAAGAATTGCAGGATGAGTTGGATGATGACGATTATGAAATTCCGATCGATCAAAAAAATGCAGACTATTTGTTTATCCCGGCCTCACTGGAAATGATGAAATTTCCTAAAACAATTATGTCCATTCTAAAAATATTTTACATGGCCAAAGTAAATTACACTTTCAGTTCGGTTCGCTATGATGTAACCAACTATGGCGTTTTTAACGGCGATGATGCCGCAACCAAATCGATTGCAATGAAAGATATTGAAGAGGCAGAGCGTCTGGGGATTAAAACGTTGCTTGTATCTGAATGCGGGCATGCATACCGTGCCTTGCGCTGGGAAGCCCCAAACTGGTTGCAAAAAGAATATAGTTTTGAAGTACAGGATATTGTTGAAGCTGTAGATGATTGGATCAAGGAAGGACGCATAAAACTTGACCCAACTAAAAACAAGGGACGGGTCACTTATCATGATCCTTGTAATATGGGACGCAACTCGGGAATATTTGAAGAACCTCGTGATATTATAAATAAAGTGTCGGATAATTTTGTGGAGATGACCCCGAACCGTGAAAACAACTGGTGCTGCGGCGGCGGCGGTGGAATGTTATCGATGCCGGAATATGAAAAAAACAGGTTAGATTCCGGGACAAAAAAAGCGGACCAGGTTAAAGCAACAGACGCTACAATTGTAGCGACAGCATGTGCAAACTGCCAGATGCAATTGGGCCAGGTTATGGATCATTTTGGGATTGAAGCAAAAATTGAAAGTGTTACTGATTTGGTTGCTAACGCCCTGGTGCCGGCAAAAGATGAAATTGAAGTAGAGGATGAATAA
- a CDS encoding glycine cleavage system protein H, whose translation MAKKEYTFPTDLFYDGKNHMWLKKDGDNHILVGIDAIGLDTLGDLAYITLKPKGTEVKKGESIGTLEAAKMTGDIFAPVSGKIISINNACVENPGIVNEDQYNKGWLVSIEATEWENENNQLISGENLQPWIEAEIHRMETQGFDA comes from the coding sequence ATGGCAAAAAAAGAATATACTTTTCCAACAGATTTATTTTACGATGGTAAAAATCATATGTGGTTGAAAAAGGACGGTGATAACCACATCCTGGTTGGCATTGATGCTATCGGGCTGGATACGCTTGGCGACTTGGCCTACATAACTTTGAAACCAAAAGGAACGGAAGTAAAAAAGGGCGAGTCCATTGGAACCTTAGAGGCAGCAAAAATGACTGGGGATATTTTTGCCCCGGTATCCGGGAAAATTATTTCAATAAATAACGCATGTGTTGAAAATCCTGGAATTGTAAATGAAGATCAGTATAACAAAGGTTGGTTGGTTTCCATTGAAGCAACAGAATGGGAAAATGAAAACAACCAATTGATTTCCGGCGAGAACCTTCAGCCCTGGATTGAAGCAGAAATTCATCGTATGGAAACACAAGGTTTTGATGCCTGA
- a CDS encoding lipoate--protein ligase family protein, producing the protein MHWRLICDENVSASFGLAADEVLTKHIGQGKSIPVLRLYSYKNYSALVGRFQEVESELNVDFCRKKEIAINRRPTGGGAIFMGEDQLGIAMCIPGKSDDNYGRARELMGHFSEGIINGLNSIGVPAQFRRKNDIEVNGKKIAGLGIYRDNSGGLLFHSSLLVDMDIEMMLNVLNTPFEKISDKEVDTVSKRITTVFKETNSHINMAEMRKCIAGGFKSSLNISLSESSFAETEKREIAILEKEKYAQQDWIYQTPQVKDAIGTAKLKTEKGLLDIRLTLAGQQIKALFIRGDFFAGENAVADLEGSFRWHSTNQQKIELTLDKVYKLRKNELASLPLGALKKAITLALNRARVLEKKQSSEPYGCFVTPGGRVHV; encoded by the coding sequence ATGCATTGGCGCCTAATATGTGATGAGAATGTGAGCGCCAGTTTTGGCCTGGCTGCTGATGAGGTTTTGACAAAACACATTGGCCAGGGGAAATCCATCCCGGTTCTAAGATTATATTCCTACAAAAATTACTCGGCTTTGGTTGGCCGTTTTCAGGAAGTTGAAAGCGAACTAAATGTTGACTTTTGCCGAAAAAAGGAAATTGCCATTAACCGCAGACCAACCGGTGGTGGCGCCATTTTTATGGGTGAGGATCAACTTGGCATTGCTATGTGTATCCCTGGTAAAAGTGATGACAATTATGGTCGCGCGCGGGAATTAATGGGGCACTTTTCAGAAGGCATAATTAACGGATTAAATTCTATTGGAGTTCCGGCTCAATTCCGCAGGAAAAATGATATTGAAGTTAATGGAAAAAAAATAGCCGGTTTGGGCATTTATCGCGATAACAGTGGCGGCCTTCTTTTTCATTCATCCCTTTTGGTTGATATGGATATTGAAATGATGTTGAATGTTTTAAATACACCTTTTGAAAAAATTTCTGATAAGGAAGTGGACACGGTTTCAAAACGAATAACGACAGTTTTCAAGGAAACCAATTCTCATATCAATATGGCGGAAATGCGAAAATGTATTGCCGGTGGATTTAAAAGTTCATTAAATATTTCCCTTTCTGAGAGTAGTTTTGCCGAAACAGAAAAGCGAGAAATTGCAATTTTAGAAAAAGAAAAATATGCTCAGCAAGATTGGATTTATCAAACGCCGCAGGTTAAAGATGCTATTGGAACAGCTAAGCTAAAAACAGAAAAAGGACTTTTAGATATTCGCCTTACTTTGGCCGGTCAGCAAATCAAAGCCTTGTTTATTCGGGGTGATTTTTTTGCAGGTGAAAATGCAGTAGCCGATTTGGAGGGATCTTTTCGTTGGCACAGCACAAATCAGCAAAAAATTGAATTGACCTTAGATAAGGTATATAAATTGCGTAAAAATGAATTAGCATCATTACCACTTGGCGCTCTAAAAAAAGCAATAACTCTTGCTTTAAACAGGGCGAGAGTACTCGAAAAAAAACAATCATCGGAACCTTATGGTTGTTTTGTAACGCCGGGAGGAAGAGTACATGTCTAA
- a CDS encoding radical SAM protein yields the protein MSNALPLYAPQFAPQTITINPICQEIRKENFADKVTFYAPGLKQYSTGEYKDHSVTEFVSISVTGENCALDCEHCKSKSLHGMLDLMNFNGSMYDMCDRLAEKGTKGVLISGGSDIHGQVPLLKHIPDLIRARKDLGLAIRVHPGLPDEETCAGLAEVDVDGVMLDIIGDQETITEIYHLDKTPQDYEDVLERLHRYKLPAIPHIILGHYYGKMLGEWAALEMIKKYPPKTMVLVILMPLQGTGMVVEKLPSLDEIGSFFELSRKSLPQTPIILGCARPMGPMKLEIDKMALDAGLNGLAYPADGMVEYAREQGVDPNFINACCGVNW from the coding sequence ATGTCTAATGCACTACCTCTTTATGCGCCGCAATTTGCACCGCAAACCATTACAATAAATCCCATCTGTCAGGAAATCCGCAAAGAAAATTTTGCCGATAAGGTTACATTTTACGCACCTGGTTTAAAACAATATTCAACCGGAGAATACAAAGATCACTCTGTTACAGAATTTGTCTCGATTAGTGTGACAGGCGAAAACTGTGCACTTGATTGTGAACATTGTAAATCGAAATCGCTGCATGGCATGTTAGATCTGATGAATTTTAACGGCAGCATGTATGACATGTGTGATAGGTTAGCTGAAAAGGGGACAAAGGGAGTGTTGATTTCAGGTGGAAGTGATATTCATGGCCAGGTGCCATTGCTAAAACATATTCCTGACTTGATCCGTGCACGAAAGGATTTGGGTTTGGCTATTCGGGTACATCCGGGTTTGCCAGATGAAGAGACTTGTGCCGGTTTGGCCGAAGTTGATGTGGATGGCGTTATGTTGGACATAATCGGAGACCAGGAAACTATTACTGAAATTTATCATTTGGATAAAACGCCTCAGGATTATGAAGATGTGCTGGAACGATTACACCGATACAAATTACCAGCAATTCCCCATATTATTTTGGGCCATTATTATGGTAAAATGCTGGGTGAGTGGGCGGCCCTGGAAATGATTAAAAAATATCCACCCAAAACGATGGTGCTGGTAATTTTAATGCCACTTCAGGGAACAGGCATGGTTGTAGAAAAATTACCATCGCTGGATGAGATTGGCAGCTTTTTTGAATTATCACGAAAATCATTACCGCAGACTCCCATAATTTTGGGTTGTGCCAGGCCGATGGGACCGATGAAATTAGAAATTGACAAAATGGCTTTAGATGCAGGGTTAAATGGTTTGGCTTACCCCGCCGATGGCATGGTTGAATATGCCCGTGAGCAAGGGGTTGATCCAAATTTTATAAATGCTTGTTGTGGGGTTAACTGGTAA
- a CDS encoding radical SAM protein, whose translation MSKAKLSIAEQAEVYQLSPEYVRISMAAAIELGLKPGQLMRGCGCGCINLLQNYPEGCFANCSYCGLARERPGVAEENSFIRVDWPLYPTQLVAEKIAEKEAQSEVGRVCISQVQDPRNNDDLIEMTRIIHQAAPTVPISALINATTMTEEVLLQLKEEGVDIIGVGLDGASEEVFYETRGKGTKGPHDWEGHWKIINRARELYGPMNVNCHTVVGLGENDRELVDLFAGLHEKKIACYLFSFNPEEGTAMQHEARQPIARHRHVQLAKYLIEHMDVDKSAVEFNESNFISRINVDQKILNTAIGRGVAFMTDGCPDRHGVMSCNRPYGSYRPGEEFRDYPFPPNENDLRVIESQMRLKELQPSNGNGNGVHK comes from the coding sequence ATGAGCAAAGCAAAACTTTCAATAGCCGAGCAGGCGGAAGTATATCAATTAAGCCCTGAGTATGTGCGCATTAGTATGGCAGCTGCCATAGAGCTTGGTTTAAAACCGGGACAATTGATGCGCGGTTGCGGATGCGGATGTATTAATCTTCTGCAAAATTACCCGGAAGGATGCTTTGCCAATTGCAGCTATTGTGGTCTTGCCCGCGAACGGCCAGGTGTTGCTGAAGAAAACTCATTTATCCGTGTTGATTGGCCGTTATACCCGACCCAGCTTGTGGCTGAAAAAATTGCTGAGAAGGAAGCTCAGAGTGAGGTTGGGCGAGTGTGTATTTCCCAGGTTCAGGATCCGCGAAATAATGATGATTTAATTGAGATGACCAGAATTATTCACCAAGCAGCCCCTACCGTACCAATCTCAGCATTAATAAATGCAACTACCATGACCGAGGAAGTTTTACTCCAATTAAAAGAAGAGGGTGTAGATATAATCGGTGTTGGTTTGGATGGCGCTTCGGAAGAAGTTTTTTATGAAACACGCGGAAAAGGCACAAAAGGCCCGCATGATTGGGAAGGTCATTGGAAAATAATAAACCGTGCCAGGGAATTATATGGGCCGATGAATGTAAACTGTCATACAGTGGTTGGTCTTGGTGAAAACGATCGGGAACTGGTAGACCTGTTTGCCGGGTTGCATGAAAAGAAAATAGCGTGTTATCTTTTTTCTTTTAACCCGGAAGAAGGAACGGCTATGCAGCATGAAGCTCGTCAGCCGATTGCTCGGCACAGACATGTTCAGCTGGCAAAATATCTGATAGAACACATGGATGTTGATAAATCTGCAGTTGAGTTTAATGAAAGTAACTTTATCTCAAGAATAAATGTCGATCAAAAAATACTAAATACAGCTATAGGGAGAGGCGTTGCTTTTATGACTGATGGCTGCCCGGATCGTCATGGTGTGATGAGTTGTAACCGCCCATATGGATCGTATCGCCCGGGCGAGGAATTTCGTGATTATCCTTTCCCGCCAAATGAAAACGATCTGCGAGTTATCGAATCTCAAATGAGGTTAAAAGAACTACAACCCTCAAATGGAAATGGCAACGGTGTCCATAAATAA
- a CDS encoding lipoate--protein ligase family protein, with protein MSINKSIRLINLGKTESWKTQAVYHALAERMTEDSQDTIIICQPDTPYLSLGHFQSFNSIFDYHQVKRLNLPVYSRRIGGGATYLDCNQLFYQFIFHHSRVPVFLEKAYKKFLAAPVETLKSFGLDCNLRALNEIEVNGKRIAGIGGGRIGDAAVIVGNFLFDFDYEAMSSVWKSPWSGFNILSGEAIKERIYTLKQCAPDLSVKEVFEKLIGLLPNYFNRSIKNDKLTTEENDTARNELEKLTVKITKNKNNEESEIQKKPLKISADVFIHNRKIAKKGHSFNFSFRTDKEIVTRVKAENVGFEKICAGLVNMHQGDVDKVLSQASGRNHGQ; from the coding sequence GTGTCCATAAATAAATCAATCCGATTGATCAACCTTGGAAAAACTGAATCCTGGAAAACACAGGCGGTTTATCATGCTCTTGCTGAGAGAATGACCGAGGACAGCCAGGATACAATAATAATTTGCCAACCAGACACACCTTATTTGTCATTAGGCCATTTTCAATCTTTTAATTCGATTTTTGATTATCATCAAGTTAAACGCCTAAACCTACCTGTTTACAGTAGACGCATAGGCGGCGGTGCAACATATCTTGATTGCAACCAGTTGTTTTACCAATTTATTTTTCATCACTCTCGTGTGCCGGTTTTCCTGGAGAAAGCGTATAAAAAATTTCTTGCAGCTCCTGTTGAAACTTTAAAAAGTTTTGGACTCGATTGTAATTTAAGAGCATTAAATGAAATTGAAGTAAATGGCAAACGAATTGCAGGAATTGGTGGTGGTCGGATTGGTGATGCAGCGGTTATTGTGGGAAACTTTCTTTTTGATTTTGATTATGAGGCAATGAGTTCAGTGTGGAAATCGCCCTGGTCTGGTTTTAATATATTGTCGGGTGAAGCGATTAAAGAGAGGATTTATACTTTAAAACAATGTGCGCCTGATCTATCAGTAAAAGAGGTGTTTGAAAAACTGATTGGGTTATTGCCAAACTATTTTAACCGATCGATAAAAAATGATAAATTGACCACAGAAGAAAACGATACAGCCAGAAATGAACTTGAAAAATTGACGGTAAAAATCACTAAAAATAAAAATAATGAAGAATCTGAAATCCAAAAGAAGCCGCTAAAAATCTCAGCTGATGTATTCATTCATAATAGAAAAATTGCTAAGAAAGGCCACAGTTTCAATTTCAGTTTTAGAACAGACAAAGAAATTGTTACACGTGTAAAAGCAGAAAATGTTGGTTTTGAAAAAATATGTGCCGGATTAGTTAACATGCATCAGGGTGATGTTGATAAGGTACTTTCACAAGCGTCTGGTAGAAATCATGGCCAATAA
- a CDS encoding radical SAM protein, protein MANKLKEYLSDPFLKQLYSEVRSAGKIQSISIDLTHTCNIRCAGCYYFNDNMDVGHPTADEETFDSFLQQEKERGTNFITIVGGEPSLKPNRMRKIVKGFKASVSTNGLKKIPMDGLEENLSIGVSVWGDHETDMRLRGDGRLDIFSKALKNYKDDPRAFWYFTAIPGYADQIEPVVEKCVENGNHVLFNFYGDLETLGNEMDHRRGFQETRKAIDKVIERFPGKIFMTSYLSKVVSTGKLYDQSWGYDVCTSFSTNNPVNYKRMQNGNPFAPDFRAYNADLKTTRRCCTGVDRDCSSCFDVWQHFSWVMLNMKKHLGSKQEFTNWLTTMYMFYLINRLIDFEKGSKNIAEIHNRQTPNENYAASQLLEAIDV, encoded by the coding sequence ATGGCCAATAAATTAAAAGAATACTTGTCGGATCCATTCCTCAAACAGCTATATTCGGAGGTGCGCTCTGCCGGAAAAATACAATCTATTTCAATTGACTTAACGCATACCTGTAACATTCGCTGTGCCGGATGTTATTATTTTAATGACAATATGGATGTTGGACATCCAACAGCTGATGAGGAAACGTTTGATTCATTTCTCCAACAGGAGAAAGAACGAGGCACAAATTTTATCACCATCGTTGGTGGAGAACCAAGTTTAAAACCAAACCGCATGCGCAAGATTGTAAAAGGCTTTAAAGCAAGCGTTTCTACAAATGGCCTTAAAAAAATACCGATGGATGGCTTGGAAGAAAATTTGTCTATTGGTGTTTCTGTATGGGGAGATCATGAAACAGACATGCGGCTTAGGGGTGATGGAAGATTAGATATTTTCTCAAAAGCATTAAAAAACTATAAAGATGATCCGCGCGCTTTTTGGTATTTTACGGCCATTCCCGGATATGCTGATCAGATTGAGCCTGTTGTAGAAAAATGTGTGGAAAATGGCAACCATGTGTTGTTCAATTTTTATGGTGACCTCGAAACACTTGGAAATGAAATGGATCACCGTCGTGGTTTTCAGGAAACCAGAAAGGCTATTGATAAAGTTATTGAGCGATTTCCGGGCAAAATTTTTATGACTTCCTATTTAAGTAAAGTCGTCTCAACTGGAAAATTGTATGATCAATCCTGGGGCTATGATGTTTGTACCAGCTTTAGTACGAATAATCCTGTTAATTATAAACGCATGCAAAATGGGAACCCATTTGCTCCGGATTTTCGTGCTTATAATGCCGACCTAAAAACAACCCGTCGCTGCTGTACCGGAGTTGATCGAGATTGTTCATCATGCTTTGATGTTTGGCAGCATTTCTCCTGGGTTATGCTCAATATGAAAAAACATCTTGGCAGTAAGCAAGAGTTTACCAACTGGCTCACAACCATGTATATGTTTTATCTTATCAACCGCCTAATTGATTTTGAGAAAGGATCAAAAAATATTGCTGAGATCCACAACAGGCAAACTCCAAATGAAAATTATGCCGCAAGCCAGCTACTTGAAGCCATAGATGTTTAA
- a CDS encoding T9SS type A sorting domain-containing protein has product MRTFLILLFFIFFGSAISQVITTDPPFATVNDSIVIIFDATKGDQGLMGYTGKVYTHTGATINGTRWQNVIGSWGEDTGINAQPELSKIGTDLYKLVISKPHSFYSVNPSDKITELSFVFRSAGSDGPTGRDVGGADVFLELFKPGLTLTLNEPFIDVSFGDPRRSPVFTDGELTIQSIAVTIGTKISTHKLYQNDILIADETSDTLDYVYTPMYESGMQVFKITGADTSGLKDSIEFAVMITQESVIESRPEGVVDGINYIDANTVILSLFAPYKEHVFLIGDFNDWFVDEKYQLKKDTGNPTNIHWWIRLDSLTAQMEYAFQYLVNGEIRVADPYSEKILHKHDSGISGATYPNLKPYPEGKTDFAVSVLETGQEEYVWEVPSFERPPKEELVIYELLVRDFVATHDYKTLTDTLDYLENLGINAIELMPVNEFENNESWGYNPSFHMALDKYYGPPEDLKKFIDECHKRGIAVIFDAVLNHAFGQSPLVRLYATGAWGPPSAENPWLNIEATHPFNVGYDFNHESKFTQDWVDQINAYWLNEFNIDGYRFDLTKGFMQTGDFYDYNASRIALLKRMADELWKVDSTAYITFEHLGDNTEEKELADHGIMLWGHPGGTNPDIGYYEATMGYHDGGKSDFSLGYFKTRGWAKPHLIAKIESHDEERLMYKNLQHGNSSGDYNVKDLSTALQRMKAAAAFFFTIPGPKLFWQFMEVGYDISINQNGRTGNKPILWNYFQDPDRKKLYKTYAALLKLRKDVNVFRDPNSVVNLAVSVPAKRIKLSDGEINVSIIGNFDVVTKELNPDFHNTGTWYDFFTGDSIEVANATEPIALAPGEFHIYTDVKLETPDEDPVTFIKEVHQNNPQKFELGQNYPNPFNPLTAINYNLANASDVEITIFDIQGRRVKTLIDKNQNAGNYTVKFNATDLSSGTYFYTFRAGSFVQTRKMLLIK; this is encoded by the coding sequence ATGCGCACATTTCTGATCCTATTATTTTTTATATTTTTTGGCTCAGCCATTTCTCAGGTTATCACAACAGACCCTCCATTTGCAACTGTAAACGATTCAATCGTTATCATCTTTGATGCAACTAAGGGTGACCAAGGTTTGATGGGTTATACTGGTAAAGTATATACTCACACAGGGGCAACGATTAACGGAACGCGTTGGCAAAATGTAATTGGCTCCTGGGGCGAGGATACTGGTATTAATGCACAGCCTGAACTTTCAAAAATCGGTACCGACCTTTACAAACTTGTAATTAGCAAACCGCATTCTTTTTATTCTGTAAATCCCTCTGATAAAATTACTGAACTTTCTTTTGTTTTTAGGAGCGCAGGATCAGATGGGCCAACCGGGCGTGATGTTGGAGGTGCGGATGTTTTTCTTGAGTTGTTTAAACCTGGTTTAACATTGACGCTCAACGAGCCTTTTATAGATGTTTCATTTGGTGATCCGCGCAGGTCGCCGGTTTTTACAGACGGTGAATTAACAATTCAGTCAATTGCAGTTACAATTGGTACAAAAATTTCTACTCATAAGCTGTATCAAAACGATATCCTGATTGCAGATGAAACAAGTGATACGCTGGATTATGTTTATACTCCCATGTACGAATCAGGGATGCAAGTTTTTAAAATCACTGGTGCAGATACAAGCGGTTTAAAAGATTCGATCGAGTTTGCTGTGATGATTACTCAGGAAAGCGTTATTGAATCACGCCCTGAAGGAGTTGTGGATGGCATTAATTATATAGATGCTAATACAGTAATTCTTTCTCTTTTTGCCCCATATAAAGAACATGTTTTTTTAATTGGGGATTTTAATGATTGGTTTGTTGATGAAAAATATCAATTAAAAAAAGATACGGGTAATCCCACTAATATTCATTGGTGGATTCGATTGGACTCACTAACTGCCCAGATGGAATATGCTTTTCAATATCTTGTCAATGGCGAAATCAGAGTAGCCGATCCATATTCTGAAAAAATCCTGCATAAGCATGATTCAGGCATTAGTGGCGCTACATACCCCAACTTAAAACCTTATCCAGAAGGGAAAACTGATTTTGCTGTTTCAGTTTTAGAAACAGGCCAGGAAGAATATGTGTGGGAAGTTCCTAGTTTTGAACGTCCACCCAAAGAAGAACTTGTAATATACGAGCTTCTTGTTCGTGATTTTGTAGCTACTCATGATTATAAAACACTAACTGATACGTTGGATTATTTGGAGAACCTGGGAATTAACGCGATTGAGCTTATGCCAGTCAATGAATTTGAGAACAATGAAAGTTGGGGTTATAATCCATCTTTCCACATGGCATTGGATAAATATTACGGTCCGCCTGAAGATTTAAAAAAGTTTATTGATGAATGCCATAAACGTGGAATTGCTGTAATTTTTGATGCTGTTTTGAACCATGCTTTTGGGCAGTCGCCATTGGTACGGCTTTATGCAACAGGTGCTTGGGGACCTCCTTCAGCTGAAAATCCCTGGCTTAACATTGAAGCGACACACCCATTTAATGTAGGTTACGATTTTAACCACGAAAGTAAATTCACACAAGATTGGGTAGATCAAATAAATGCATATTGGCTGAATGAATTTAACATTGATGGTTATCGTTTTGATTTGACAAAAGGTTTTATGCAAACGGGTGATTTTTACGATTATAATGCCTCCCGTATAGCATTGTTAAAACGTATGGCAGATGAATTGTGGAAGGTTGATTCTACTGCTTATATTACTTTTGAACACTTGGGTGATAACACAGAAGAAAAAGAATTGGCCGATCATGGTATAATGCTATGGGGACACCCAGGCGGCACTAATCCAGATATCGGGTATTATGAAGCGACAATGGGTTATCATGATGGAGGCAAATCAGATTTTTCATTAGGATACTTTAAAACTCGTGGATGGGCAAAACCACATTTAATTGCAAAAATAGAGAGTCATGATGAAGAACGACTGATGTACAAAAATTTACAGCATGGTAATAGTAGTGGTGATTACAATGTCAAGGATCTATCAACGGCATTACAAAGGATGAAGGCCGCCGCCGCATTTTTCTTTACAATTCCGGGACCAAAGTTGTTTTGGCAATTTATGGAAGTCGGCTATGACATTTCTATCAATCAAAATGGAAGAACCGGAAACAAACCCATTCTTTGGAATTATTTCCAGGATCCTGACCGGAAAAAGTTGTATAAAACATATGCGGCGTTATTAAAGTTACGTAAAGATGTTAATGTTTTCCGAGATCCGAATTCAGTTGTTAACCTGGCAGTTTCTGTTCCAGCTAAACGAATAAAATTGTCAGATGGTGAAATTAACGTCTCAATTATTGGCAATTTTGATGTTGTAACTAAGGAACTAAATCCGGACTTTCATAACACAGGCACCTGGTACGATTTTTTTACTGGCGATAGTATTGAAGTAGCAAATGCCACTGAGCCAATTGCTCTGGCTCCGGGCGAATTCCATATTTATACGGATGTAAAGCTTGAAACCCCTGATGAAGATCCGGTTACATTTATTAAGGAAGTTCATCAAAATAATCCGCAAAAATTTGAATTGGGCCAGAATTATCCTAATCCGTTTAACCCCCTTACTGCAATAAATTATAATCTTGCTAATGCAAGTGACGTAGAAATTACTATTTTCGATATTCAGGGTAGACGCGTTAAAACCCTGATCGACAAAAATCAAAATGCCGGAAATTATACTGTAAAATTTAATGCAACAGATCTTTCCAGCGGCACATATTTCTATACCTTTAGAGCCGGCTCTTTTGTCCAAACCCGGAAAATGCTTTTAATTAAATGA
- a CDS encoding YceI family protein codes for MSKFLAIVFLFLIFNVNGLAGEYVVDREAENEVKFISEAIWENFEGVTGFIDGYVYWDGEKLTNKSELYFEVELNTVETGNGKRDRDMREDYLHTNRFPYTHYTGKIVDVKDSTDSILKISTDGVMFIHGVERKLTVNALMTKNEEGYQVKSNFIIKLSDYNIKIPQLMIFKINEEMQLQLTFYVKKI; via the coding sequence TTGAGTAAATTTCTCGCAATTGTTTTTCTTTTTTTAATTTTCAATGTCAACGGCCTTGCTGGTGAATATGTGGTTGACCGGGAAGCAGAAAATGAAGTTAAGTTCATTTCAGAAGCTATATGGGAAAATTTTGAAGGAGTAACCGGTTTTATAGACGGATATGTCTATTGGGATGGTGAAAAACTAACAAATAAAAGCGAGTTATATTTTGAGGTCGAATTAAATACAGTTGAGACTGGTAATGGAAAAAGGGATAGAGATATGCGCGAGGATTATTTGCATACAAATCGTTTTCCTTATACGCACTATACCGGAAAAATAGTTGATGTAAAAGATAGCACAGATTCTATTTTGAAAATTTCAACTGATGGAGTAATGTTTATACATGGAGTTGAAAGGAAGCTAACAGTAAACGCTCTAATGACAAAAAATGAAGAAGGTTACCAGGTAAAATCAAATTTTATAATTAAGCTTTCAGATTATAATATCAAAATCCCGCAATTAATGATTTTCAAAATAAATGAAGAAATGCAGCTGCAACTCACGTTTTATGTAAAAAAGATTTAA